A stretch of DNA from Acinetobacter sp. C26M:
TTTCATTCCAATAACTATGATGGATTATCATCATACTATGTGACAAGCTAAAGAAAGTAAGCTTTTTTTAATCCCACTTGCGTTTTTAGATAAATGGTCAAATTAATAGACTTAATAAACTGATTTTAAATATTTTTTGTTTTATTTTTCTGTTGCAAAACACTGCTAATCTCTTACAAAGTCACCACAAAATATGCAGAAGTTCGCCATCAGTTCTTTTTAATATCGAACTGGTAAAAATAAATTTTCGATACCAAATTCTAAGGACATTTTTATGCGTACTTTAGCACTTGCTACATTAATGATCGGGGCTGCATTGAGCCCAAGCCTTTTTGCTCACGAGACTGAGAACTTGAACTACAACATTGTGAATATCCAAGCGGATGCATCACGTCAGGTTGCCAATGATGAAATGCGTGCCGTGCTTTATGTTGAGAAAAGCAATAAGCAACCTGCAGAACTCTCAAATCAGATCAACCAACTGATGAATCAAGCGCAAGCGATTGCACGTAAATATTCACAGGTCAAAGTCGAAACAGGTGCACAAAGTACCTACCCTGTGTATGACAATGACAGTAATAAATTGAAGGAATGGCGCGCTCGCGCTGAAATCCAACTGGAAAGTAAAGACTTTAAAGCAGCAAGCCAGCTCATCAGTGAATTACAACAGAGTTTCCAAACTCAATCGATTAACTTTACCGTGTCTGATGAACAGCGTAAAAAAGTTGAAAATGAGCTGATGATTGAAGCATCGAAGAACTTTCAACAACGTGCACTAGCAATTACTCAAGCTTGGAGTAAAGCACAATACAATTTAGTTAGCCTAAACCTAAATACCAGCAATTACTTCCCACAACCGATGATGCGCGGTGGCATGGCCAAATTTGCCATGGCAGAAGCAGCCCCTGCTCAGGATATGGCAGCAGGTGAATCAAAAATCACCGTCAGTGCCAATGGTTCAATCCAATTTAAATAATAGCGCTGACAGCAACAAAAAACCGTGCTTAAGCACGGTTTTTTGTACTTTTAAATAGCCAAAAATATCTTTAGCAAAAAAACAATCAACTTAACTTATCCTATAGTTATAAGTGATAATCGTTCTTATTTCATTTCATGCAATAACTGATTAAGATTCGGGAAATTTACAGCACTTGGCATTGTTATGAAATCTGCATCCTGTTCTGCTGCGTCATTAATAAAATTTCAGCCCTCTTACCTGAGTCTAGCCATTGCCATTTCATTGAGTGGCATATCACATGCGGCTTTTGCCAATGAAGCACAACCGAATGAAACGCAAACACTTGCAACAATTTCAATTCAGGCACAAGGTAATTGGCTAGAAAATGCCAATGCAGAAAAAGTACAACAGCATGCGGGTGCTAGAACCATTATAGACCGCAAACGATTAGATGAAATCGCAACCACCTCTATTCGTGATGCGTTAAAACAAATTCCAGGCGTACAAGTTCAGGACAGCAACGGTACTGGTGGCAGTGATGTTTCGCTCAATCTTGGGGTACGTGGACTGGCTTCACGTTTATCACCACGTTCTACAGTGTTAATGGATGGCGTACCCCTCTCTTTTGCCCCATATGGTCAACCGCAATTGTCTTTAGCCCCTGTTTCGATGGGTAATATTGAGTCAGTTGATGTGGTTCGCGGTGCGGGTTCCGTTCGTTTTGGGCCACAAAACGTTGGTGGAATCATTAACTTTACTACTCGTGCAATTCCACAAGCCTTTTCAGGTTCAGTTGGCTTAACTACTGAGTTCGCAACAGGTACAGATCAACTGAAATACACACCGAATTTGTTTATTGGTGGAACACTCGATAATGGTTTAGGGCTAGCCTTACTTTATTCAGGTAGTAAAGGTGATGGCTATCGTGAAGCGAATAATAAAATTGATATTGATGATGTCATGTTAAAAACCGCCTATCAATGGACTGATCAGGATGCCATTGCAGTCAACCTGCATCATTACGAAGGCCGAGGAGAAATGCCAGAAGGTTTGACTGCCGCACAATTTGCAGACAATCCTTATCAATCCAATCAAAGCCGCAACTATTTCGCAGGCCGTCGTTCCGATGTATCAGTGAAATACAGCCATAAAGATGAACAGAATAACTTTGAACTGTTGGGCTATTACGTCGATTCTTTTCGTACCAGTGACTTAGAGTCCATTGGCAATAAAGGCACCAACATACTCAGTAACTCTCCTCGCGATTATAAATATTTTGGCATTGAACCACGTTATTCACGTGCCTATAGTTGGGCTGGAATGGATAACGAAGTCACTGTCGGCTATCGTTATTTACAGGAAGAAAGTTCCGAGTTTTCAGGCCGCACCGTTCCTTATAGCACCCTGACTGGTACACCAGGTGATCGAATTCCGAATACAACCAGTGATGGTGGCACTAAAGCACATGCGGTCTATATCGACAACCGATTTGGACTCGCGAATTGGGTGATTACGCCTGGCGTACGTTTTGAATCTATTGATACACACAATGATTTCACTGCTTATCAAGATGGTGTTGTTACCAATACAGTTTATCCAAAAATCAAATCCGAAGAATTCCTTCCAAGCTTATCCGTACTCTACAAAGCCAACGAAAACTGGAATATTTTTGCCAATGCGGGTGTTTCGTTTGGCCCACAACAATATAACCAGTTAGTCACTACCCAGATGGTAAATAAAACCACCAATACAGCCTTTACTACCCTTGATGGATTACATCCTGAAAAATCTAAAAACTATGAGATCGGAACCAAATATCTAGGCAATGGTTTAAGTGCTGAATTGACCGTCTTCTATTTAGATTTTGACAAAGAATTAATGCTGGAACGCCCTGATAATATCGGTACAGGTATTTGGACTAATTTAGGTGCCACCAGTCATAAGGGTGTTGAAACTGGAATCAGCTATGATTTTGGTCAGCTCGCTGATGCTTTAGAAGGTTTAAAAGTTTACGGAAACTACACCTTTACCAAAGCAACCTCAGAAGCCGGAAAATTTGAAGGTAAAGACTTATCTTATTATTCACGTCATATAGGTAATTTGGGTATAGCATATCAAGTTGATCATTGGTCAGTTAATGCAGATATGTTCGCGCAGTCTAAACAATATGCACCAGGTTCAGGTAATGTTTATCAAACTGAAGAAACCGCTGATGGTCGCACGGGTAACATCCCTGGTTATTCAACCTTTGCGGTACGAGCAGGTTATGACTTTAGCAATCAGCTCAATGGCTTAAAAATTGCAGGTGGTGTAAAGAACGTGTTTGATACGCAATATTATACGCGCTCATCGGATGCCACAGGGGGCAAGTACGTGGGACAACCGCGAACCTTCTTTTTACAAACCTCTTATGATTTTTAAATCAAACAAAAAAGCCGAGCTGTTAAGTTCGGCTTTTTACCTTCATATGTAGCGTATACATTAAGACAACCAATAAAATCTTTTGACCTATGTATTCGAATACATTTCACTTCTTAACAAAAAAAATTATATATTTTATGTGAAATTTTAATTAGTTTTTCTAAACAATAACTATAAATGAGAATTATAATCAATTAGAATAATAGCACAAAATATCTCCTCCACCTCATCCCATTCGGCAATCCACTTATGACATGCTCGATTTCTGCTCCTCTTAATTTCTCCAAATTTAAGCCCTCATCTTTGAGCTGTGCAATCGCAACAATGATCAGTTGCTTTGCCACGACAACATTTGCAGAAGATAACCTAGCGAATACAACCCAAACTCTAGCAACAATTTCAATTCAAGCAGAAGGAAACTGGTTGGAACAAGCCAATGCTAAAAAGGTTTTAAATCATTCTGGTGCCCGTACCGTAGTTGATCAGCAAGCATTAGAAGCACGTGGCATTACTTCCGTAAAAGAAGCCCTACGTACGGTTCCAGGCATTCAAGCTTCTGAGAATTCAGGTACTTCAGGTAGTGATGCCTCTTTAAGTATCGGTGTTCGTGGTCTAGTCTCAAGATTTTCACCCCGTTCGCAGCTGATGATCGATGGTGTCCCTTTAGCTGTTGCACCTTATGGACAACCACAGCTTTCTTTAGCACCTACCACCTTGGGCAATATGGAATCGATTGATGTGGTTCGTGGTGCTGGCTCTGTCCGCTTTGGGCCACAAAACGTCGGTGGGATTATCAATTTTAATACGCGCAGCATTCCAGAGCATTTTGCAGCGAACATTGGCATGACCACAGAAATTGCTGAAAATGGCAATTTAAAAGTCAATCCAAACCTCTTTGTTGGAACCACACTAGACAATGGCTTAGGTCTAGCTTTGCTCTATTCTGGGGTAAATGGCGATGGTTATCGAGATCAAAACGATTATTCAAATATCAATGATCTACGTTTAAAGGCCAGTTACGCTTTAGATGATTATTCAAGTATCGAAGCAAACCTACATCGTTACGAAGCCAAGGTCGACATGCCTGGAGGTTTAACGCCTGCACAGTATGCTCAAAATCCATATCAGTCGTTACGTAACCATGACTATATGGAAGGCAACCGTAATGATATCTCACTCAAATATAATTATAAAAAAGACAATAATGCTTTTGAAGTTTTAACTTATCACCTCGATAGTTATCGTGATGCTGGTGTAGAACGTCTTGGTTCTAGCGTCTATCAAACTGCACCGCGTGATTATAAAGTCACCGCAATTGAGCCTCGCTATTCACATGCATTCCCTCTTGGCAATACACTTAATGAAGTGTCTGTCGGCTATCGCTATTTAAAAGAAACCAGCCGTGAATCGGTTGATCGTGCAAGTTATAACAATGATACAGGTCCACGCGATTTTTATGGTTGGACCAAAGCCGATGGTGATACCGAGGCTCATGCATTCTATGTCGATAACCGTACCGATCTAGGTGCTTGGTCACTCACACCAGGACTTCGATTTGAGCGGATTAAAATCAATGAAAACATGTACAAGCTCAATCGTGATTATTCGGTTTTAAATGGCGTCAATGCCAGCAAGACTTATGATTCCCTACTTCCAAGCTTTGCGGTTATGTATAAGGCCAATGAGCAATGGAACATTTTCGCCAACTATGGCAAATCATTTGCTCCTTTCCAATATAGCCAGATGACTAATACTGATTCTAATGGTGCGTATCTGGCGATGAATGGCTTGAACCCTGAAAAGGCAGATAACTATGAAATCGGAACACATTATTTAGATGATTATTTATCACTTGAGTTTACCCTGTTTTATATTGATTTCGCAGATCAACTCAAACGTGATGATGCGACTCAGACTTATACAAATCTTGGTGCAACCAAACATAAGGGTGCAGAGCTGGGTTTGAAATATAACTTGGGGGCCATCAACGATACTTTAGCCAATGTATCTGTATATGCCAATACCACTTATACCAAAGCAACGGCATCGGCAGGTCAAGACTCAGGCAATGACCTAGATTTCTATTCAAACTGGATTGGTAATGCAGGCATTGATTACAAATATGATCAATGGACCTTCAACACCAATGTGTATGCACAATCTAGCCAAGTTGCTGCTGGTAAGGATGATGCTACTGGACGTTATGGTAATATTCCGGGTTATGGCATTGTTGGCATGCGTGCTGCCTATGACTTTACCAACACCTCATTGTCGGGATTAAAAGTAGGATTGGGGGTAAAAAACCTATTCAATCAAGAATATTACACTCGTTCATCTGATCAGGTCGGCGGGATCTATGCTGGCCCTTCCCGTACTTATTATTTACAGACTTCGTTTGACTTCTAAATAAAAAAAGCCGAGCTGTTAAGTTCGGCTTTTTACGAATTCATTTCAAAATAATTTTTCAATTCAACCATATTCGGCAGCTCATCAAATTCAGTAATTTTTTGATGAGTTTCGGCCCAACTCACTTTAGAGTTCACACAAAAATTTAACTCAAGCTCTGGGCTAAAGTCTTCCTGAATCAATCCTAAAGGAACCCACATGATCTTTGGATTAATACCAAGTGCGTTCGGTACAGGTGAACCGCATTGTGTACAGAAGCTACTATTAAAGCCTGTATCCTTGATATAGGTTCGAATCAACTGCTCGCCTTGCTGCCACTGAAATAATTCTGTCTGCACAAAGGTTGAAGCATTCGATGTAGCTCCACTCTGCTTACGACATAAGCTGCAATAGCAACGATACATCATTTTAATTTTTTTCAGATTTAATTTAAAAATCACTGCCCCGCACAAACACGCCCCTGTATATTTTTGATTCTCACTGATGGGTTTCATCTATTATCCTGATCATTTTCGATTATTAATTTTTGCTTAAATGTTGTAATGAATCCCAAGCAGCTTGCGCCAAAGTTTCACGATATGCTCTGGGATTAGTCATTACTTTTTCAGACAACCAAGCGCGGCAATAGCTTTCTGTTGCACCAATGACCAAAGACATCATTAACTCTGCTGGCACTGATTTTAATAAACTAGCATCTGCGTAATTGGAAATATAGCTGACAATCTTTTGATTTCTGAGTTTATTTTTATCGTGTAATTGTTGCCGAAACTCACCCTGCTGCACACTAAAATGGGCAAGTAATAAAAACTGTGCAAATTTAGGCTGATCAGATACCCAGTCGACATAACTATAGATCAACGCATAAAGCAGTTCTTTAAGCGATTTTGCTTGTTGTAAATATTGATCACGCAGCTGAGCTTGATCATCTAAAGCTGCAAACACCAATACTGCAACGATGCCATCTTTATTCTTAAAATGATGATAAATCGCCCCCACACTACTGTCAGATTTTTCCCGAATCATTTCAATACTGGTGGTTTCCAAACCATATTCAATAAAGCATGACAAAGCATCCAACAAAATCTGTCGTTTTAATAATGACCTACGTTGTGGATATAAACGTTCTAATAATTGTTGGGCTGCTTGCATAGTTTAATCATATTTACCAATCATCGGAACTATTGTGTATGACTTGACCATAACTTGTAAACAGAATTATATTCTGTAAAAGAATTTAATTCTGTTATAGGAAGTTTAATCATGGCCTCAACTCTAGATTTATGGAACAAAGTATCTGTCTTACCTGCTGGTAAATGGACATTTACCCGTATGCTCTGTTTAAAGGCACCTTATTTCAGTAGTATTTCTCCTTTATTTGAGGAGCTAAAACCCAACTCTTGCAAAATCAGCATTAAGAAAAAACGTACTGTACTCAATCATATTGGCACGGTACATGCGATTGCGATGTGTAATATGGCCGAGCTTGCTGGCGGTACCATGACCGAGGTGACCGTTCCTTCAAGCCATCGCTGGATTCCGAAAGGCATGACAGTTGAATATTTAAAGAAAGCTGAAACTGATCTGATTGCAATTGCCACGCCTGCTGAGCCTAACTACGATTGGGAACAGGCTGGAGAATACTTAGTCAATGTTGATGTGCTTGATCAGCACAATGAAAAAGTTTTCCATGCCGCCATTACCATGTGGATTTCCCAAAAAAAGAAATAAAATAAAAAAGCCCTGAAGCAAATTCATTCAGGGCTTTTTTCAAACATTTTCGCTTATTTTTTAAATGGCAGCGCATATTTAAAAATACGCCCGACTACTTCACCAAACTGCTTTACAAAACTGGCATTATTATAGTTTAAACCATACTTTTCACACACGGCCTGCACTTTCGGTGCAACTTGACGATAACGGCGTGCAGGAATATCAGGGAACAAATGATGCTCGATTTGATGACTCAAATGTCCCGTCAAAATATGAAAAGCCTCTGAGCCAGTTAAATTTGATGAACCGCGAATCTGGCGCATATACCAATGTCCACGACTTTCATCTTTTAAAATTGCTTTAGGGAATACTTCCACGTCTTTGGTAAAATGCCCACAGAAAATAATACTGAATGTCCACACATTACGAATCCCGTTTGCAACCAAGTTGCCTGTAAATACAGGAATCGCAGCAGGTCCCGCAATCAAAGGAAAGAATACATAATCCTTAAACATCTGCTTTAAAATTTTCTTTTGTGCAGGCTGCCACTCTTGTTTGAACTCAGCCATGGTTTTACGCTTATACAGCACTTTACCCAATTCAAGATTTTGGATTGCCACTCCCCATTGGAACAACAAACTAAATGGCACGATATAGATCGGCTGAATTAAAGTGAACTTTGACCAACGTTGTTCTGGAAATAAA
This window harbors:
- a CDS encoding SIMPL domain-containing protein (The SIMPL domain is named for its presence in mouse protein SIMPL (signalling molecule that associates with mouse pelle-like kinase). Bacterial member BP26, from Brucella, was shown to assemble into a channel-like structure, while YggE from E. coli has been associated with resistance to oxidative stress.), which gives rise to MRTLALATLMIGAALSPSLFAHETENLNYNIVNIQADASRQVANDEMRAVLYVEKSNKQPAELSNQINQLMNQAQAIARKYSQVKVETGAQSTYPVYDNDSNKLKEWRARAEIQLESKDFKAASQLISELQQSFQTQSINFTVSDEQRKKVENELMIEASKNFQQRALAITQAWSKAQYNLVSLNLNTSNYFPQPMMRGGMAKFAMAEAAPAQDMAAGESKITVSANGSIQFK
- a CDS encoding TonB-dependent siderophore receptor produces the protein MKSASCSAASLIKFQPSYLSLAIAISLSGISHAAFANEAQPNETQTLATISIQAQGNWLENANAEKVQQHAGARTIIDRKRLDEIATTSIRDALKQIPGVQVQDSNGTGGSDVSLNLGVRGLASRLSPRSTVLMDGVPLSFAPYGQPQLSLAPVSMGNIESVDVVRGAGSVRFGPQNVGGIINFTTRAIPQAFSGSVGLTTEFATGTDQLKYTPNLFIGGTLDNGLGLALLYSGSKGDGYREANNKIDIDDVMLKTAYQWTDQDAIAVNLHHYEGRGEMPEGLTAAQFADNPYQSNQSRNYFAGRRSDVSVKYSHKDEQNNFELLGYYVDSFRTSDLESIGNKGTNILSNSPRDYKYFGIEPRYSRAYSWAGMDNEVTVGYRYLQEESSEFSGRTVPYSTLTGTPGDRIPNTTSDGGTKAHAVYIDNRFGLANWVITPGVRFESIDTHNDFTAYQDGVVTNTVYPKIKSEEFLPSLSVLYKANENWNIFANAGVSFGPQQYNQLVTTQMVNKTTNTAFTTLDGLHPEKSKNYEIGTKYLGNGLSAELTVFYLDFDKELMLERPDNIGTGIWTNLGATSHKGVETGISYDFGQLADALEGLKVYGNYTFTKATSEAGKFEGKDLSYYSRHIGNLGIAYQVDHWSVNADMFAQSKQYAPGSGNVYQTEETADGRTGNIPGYSTFAVRAGYDFSNQLNGLKIAGGVKNVFDTQYYTRSSDATGGKYVGQPRTFFLQTSYDF
- a CDS encoding TonB-dependent siderophore receptor → MTCSISAPLNFSKFKPSSLSCAIATMISCFATTTFAEDNLANTTQTLATISIQAEGNWLEQANAKKVLNHSGARTVVDQQALEARGITSVKEALRTVPGIQASENSGTSGSDASLSIGVRGLVSRFSPRSQLMIDGVPLAVAPYGQPQLSLAPTTLGNMESIDVVRGAGSVRFGPQNVGGIINFNTRSIPEHFAANIGMTTEIAENGNLKVNPNLFVGTTLDNGLGLALLYSGVNGDGYRDQNDYSNINDLRLKASYALDDYSSIEANLHRYEAKVDMPGGLTPAQYAQNPYQSLRNHDYMEGNRNDISLKYNYKKDNNAFEVLTYHLDSYRDAGVERLGSSVYQTAPRDYKVTAIEPRYSHAFPLGNTLNEVSVGYRYLKETSRESVDRASYNNDTGPRDFYGWTKADGDTEAHAFYVDNRTDLGAWSLTPGLRFERIKINENMYKLNRDYSVLNGVNASKTYDSLLPSFAVMYKANEQWNIFANYGKSFAPFQYSQMTNTDSNGAYLAMNGLNPEKADNYEIGTHYLDDYLSLEFTLFYIDFADQLKRDDATQTYTNLGATKHKGAELGLKYNLGAINDTLANVSVYANTTYTKATASAGQDSGNDLDFYSNWIGNAGIDYKYDQWTFNTNVYAQSSQVAAGKDDATGRYGNIPGYGIVGMRAAYDFTNTSLSGLKVGLGVKNLFNQEYYTRSSDQVGGIYAGPSRTYYLQTSFDF
- a CDS encoding GFA family protein; this encodes MKPISENQKYTGACLCGAVIFKLNLKKIKMMYRCYCSLCRKQSGATSNASTFVQTELFQWQQGEQLIRTYIKDTGFNSSFCTQCGSPVPNALGINPKIMWVPLGLIQEDFSPELELNFCVNSKVSWAETHQKITEFDELPNMVELKNYFEMNS
- a CDS encoding TetR/AcrR family transcriptional regulator, producing the protein MQAAQQLLERLYPQRRSLLKRQILLDALSCFIEYGLETTSIEMIREKSDSSVGAIYHHFKNKDGIVAVLVFAALDDQAQLRDQYLQQAKSLKELLYALIYSYVDWVSDQPKFAQFLLLAHFSVQQGEFRQQLHDKNKLRNQKIVSYISNYADASLLKSVPAELMMSLVIGATESYCRAWLSEKVMTNPRAYRETLAQAAWDSLQHLSKN
- a CDS encoding hotdog fold domain-containing protein, which produces MASTLDLWNKVSVLPAGKWTFTRMLCLKAPYFSSISPLFEELKPNSCKISIKKKRTVLNHIGTVHAIAMCNMAELAGGTMTEVTVPSSHRWIPKGMTVEYLKKAETDLIAIATPAEPNYDWEQAGEYLVNVDVLDQHNEKVFHAAITMWISQKKK
- a CDS encoding acyl-CoA desaturase encodes the protein MNMPVKMEFFKNPKNRDLTAAELDAFARELDQIKQEVLDDLGEKDAKYIRRVYSTIRYSSMAGRACLFLGWFPPAWLLGTGLLGFAKIMENMELGHNVMHGQYDWMNDPKFNGQTYEWDTVGTSDNWRQTHNYKHHTYTNVKGMDDDVGYGVFRLFPEQRWSKFTLIQPIYIVPFSLLFQWGVAIQNLELGKVLYKRKTMAEFKQEWQPAQKKILKQMFKDYVFFPLIAGPAAIPVFTGNLVANGIRNVWTFSIIFCGHFTKDVEVFPKAILKDESRGHWYMRQIRGSSNLTGSEAFHILTGHLSHQIEHHLFPDIPARRYRQVAPKVQAVCEKYGLNYNNASFVKQFGEVVGRIFKYALPFKK